A portion of the Falco naumanni isolate bFalNau1 chromosome 9, bFalNau1.pat, whole genome shotgun sequence genome contains these proteins:
- the KYAT1 gene encoding kynurenine--oxoglutarate transaminase 1 isoform X1 gives MLRRAGPSLRHFLLERKSSAGYSSYSSEAEMSRPVQARRLEGIDKNIWVEFVKLAATYSTVNLGQGFPDFPPPGFLKEAFLRALSEENHMLHQYTRAFGHPPLVKILAQFFGKLLGRELDPMTNVMVTVGAYQALFCCFQAFIGEGDEVIIIEPFFDCYEPMVKMAGGTTVFVPLRPKAPKDGKLMSSADWQLDPAELASKFSERTKAIVLNSPNNPLGKVFSRGELELIAELCVKHDVLCFSDEVYEWLVYDGKEHIRIATLQGMWDRTVVIGSAGKTFSATGWKVGWTMGPNRLLQHLRTVHQNSAYHCATLAQEAVAQGFQRELMLYGKPDSYFVQLPEELQKKRDWLVQSLDAVGMKPIVPEGTYFLVADISKFRSSVPDVPDSDEPYDSRFAKWMVKNKGLAAIPLSAFYSEAHKNNYNHFIRFCFAKEEATLKAANDILQKWKQEKNSP, from the exons gcAGAAATGTCAAGGCCAGTGCAAGCTCGGAGGCTGGAGGGAATAGATAAGAATATCTG GGTGGAGTTTGTAAAGCTGGCTGCCACCTACTCCACAGTGAACCTGGGACAGGGCTTCCCTGACTTCCCTCCCCCTGGCTTTCTGAAGGAGGCATTCCTGAGAGCCCTCAGCGAGGAGAACCACATGCTGCACCAGTACACCCGTGCCTTC GGCCACCCACCTCTGGTGAAGATCCTAGCCCAGTTTTTTGGGAAGCTGCTCGGACGAGAGCTGGATCCTATGACCAATGTGATGGTGACTGTGGGGGCATACCAGgcccttttctgctgcttccaggCTTTCATTGGTGAAGGCGATGAG GTGATAATCATTGAGCCCTTCTTCGACTGCTACGAGCCAATGGTGAAAATGGCCGGTGGGACAACTGTGTTTGTGCCGCTGAGACCG AAAGCTCCAAAAGATGGAAAATTGATGTCTAGTGCAGACTGGCAGCTGGACCCAGCTGAACTGGCTTCTAAATTCAGTGAACGGACAAAAGCCATCGTCCTGAACTCACCCAACAACCCTCTGGGCAAG gtgTTCAGCCGAGGGGAGCTGGAGCTCattgcagagctgtgtgtgaaGCATGACGTCCTGTGCTTCAGCGATGAAGTGTACGAGTGGCTGGTCTACGATGGGAAGGAACACATCCGCATCG CCACCTTGCAAGGGATGTGGGACCGCACGGTGGTCATTGGGAGTGCTGGGAAGACCTTCAGTGCGACTGGATGGAAG GTGGGCTGGACCATGGGACCcaacaggctgctgcagcacctccgCACTGTGCACCAAAACTCAGCGTACCACTGTGCCACACTTGCCCAG GAGGCTGTGGCTCAGGGTTTCCAGAGGGAGCTCATGCTCTACGGGAAACCAGACAGCTACTTTGTCCAACTGCCCgaggagctgcagaagaagaGAGACTGGCTGGTCCAGAGCCTGGATGCTGTGGGGATGAAACCCATCGTCCCCGAGGGCACCTACTTCTTGGTGGCAGACATCTCCAAATTCA gATCCAGCGTCCCCGATGTCCCTGACTCCGATGAGCCCTATGACTCCAGATTTGCAAAGTGGATGGTCAAGAACAAG GGACTTGCTGCCATCCCGCTTTCTGCTTTCTACTCTGAGGCCCACAAGAACAACTACAACCATTTCATCCGGTTCTGCTTCGCAAAG GAGGAAGCTACACTGAAGGCAGCAAATGACATATTGCAAaaatggaaacaggaaaaaaacagtccCTGA
- the KYAT1 gene encoding kynurenine--oxoglutarate transaminase 1 isoform X2 produces MSRPVQARRLEGIDKNIWVEFVKLAATYSTVNLGQGFPDFPPPGFLKEAFLRALSEENHMLHQYTRAFGHPPLVKILAQFFGKLLGRELDPMTNVMVTVGAYQALFCCFQAFIGEGDEVIIIEPFFDCYEPMVKMAGGTTVFVPLRPKAPKDGKLMSSADWQLDPAELASKFSERTKAIVLNSPNNPLGKVFSRGELELIAELCVKHDVLCFSDEVYEWLVYDGKEHIRIATLQGMWDRTVVIGSAGKTFSATGWKVGWTMGPNRLLQHLRTVHQNSAYHCATLAQEAVAQGFQRELMLYGKPDSYFVQLPEELQKKRDWLVQSLDAVGMKPIVPEGTYFLVADISKFRSSVPDVPDSDEPYDSRFAKWMVKNKGLAAIPLSAFYSEAHKNNYNHFIRFCFAKEEATLKAANDILQKWKQEKNSP; encoded by the exons ATGTCAAGGCCAGTGCAAGCTCGGAGGCTGGAGGGAATAGATAAGAATATCTG GGTGGAGTTTGTAAAGCTGGCTGCCACCTACTCCACAGTGAACCTGGGACAGGGCTTCCCTGACTTCCCTCCCCCTGGCTTTCTGAAGGAGGCATTCCTGAGAGCCCTCAGCGAGGAGAACCACATGCTGCACCAGTACACCCGTGCCTTC GGCCACCCACCTCTGGTGAAGATCCTAGCCCAGTTTTTTGGGAAGCTGCTCGGACGAGAGCTGGATCCTATGACCAATGTGATGGTGACTGTGGGGGCATACCAGgcccttttctgctgcttccaggCTTTCATTGGTGAAGGCGATGAG GTGATAATCATTGAGCCCTTCTTCGACTGCTACGAGCCAATGGTGAAAATGGCCGGTGGGACAACTGTGTTTGTGCCGCTGAGACCG AAAGCTCCAAAAGATGGAAAATTGATGTCTAGTGCAGACTGGCAGCTGGACCCAGCTGAACTGGCTTCTAAATTCAGTGAACGGACAAAAGCCATCGTCCTGAACTCACCCAACAACCCTCTGGGCAAG gtgTTCAGCCGAGGGGAGCTGGAGCTCattgcagagctgtgtgtgaaGCATGACGTCCTGTGCTTCAGCGATGAAGTGTACGAGTGGCTGGTCTACGATGGGAAGGAACACATCCGCATCG CCACCTTGCAAGGGATGTGGGACCGCACGGTGGTCATTGGGAGTGCTGGGAAGACCTTCAGTGCGACTGGATGGAAG GTGGGCTGGACCATGGGACCcaacaggctgctgcagcacctccgCACTGTGCACCAAAACTCAGCGTACCACTGTGCCACACTTGCCCAG GAGGCTGTGGCTCAGGGTTTCCAGAGGGAGCTCATGCTCTACGGGAAACCAGACAGCTACTTTGTCCAACTGCCCgaggagctgcagaagaagaGAGACTGGCTGGTCCAGAGCCTGGATGCTGTGGGGATGAAACCCATCGTCCCCGAGGGCACCTACTTCTTGGTGGCAGACATCTCCAAATTCA gATCCAGCGTCCCCGATGTCCCTGACTCCGATGAGCCCTATGACTCCAGATTTGCAAAGTGGATGGTCAAGAACAAG GGACTTGCTGCCATCCCGCTTTCTGCTTTCTACTCTGAGGCCCACAAGAACAACTACAACCATTTCATCCGGTTCTGCTTCGCAAAG GAGGAAGCTACACTGAAGGCAGCAAATGACATATTGCAAaaatggaaacaggaaaaaaacagtccCTGA
- the SPOUT1 gene encoding putative methyltransferase C9orf114 homolog yields the protein MADGGVGRPRGLQAVERKVDWRRWKQERKAEKKKWREVKLLKKLEKQRERERELAEKQAAEQEPSADRGRHHTLSVALPGSILNNAQSLELRTYLAGQIARACAIFCVDEIVVFDEHGEDVKSVEGDFEGIGRRGKACVQLARILQYLECPQYLRKSFFPKHEDLQFAGLLNPLDSPHHMRVDEDSEYREGVVLDRPTKPDRGSFVNCGMRKEVQIDRQLKPGLRVTVRLAEPQKPEARVRKGTVVSTHHPRTVSGLYWGYSVRLASCLSAVFSECPFKEGYDLSIGTSERGSSVDQATLPSFRHALVVFGGLEGLEAGVDVDPNLEVTDPSVLFDFYLNTCPNQGSRTIRTEEALLISLSALRPHIDEAVRTPSAS from the exons ATGGCGGACGGCGGCGTGGGGCGGCCGCGGGGTCTGCAG GCTGTGGAGAGGAAGGTGGACTGGCGGCGCTGGAAGCAGGAGA GGAAGGCGGAGAAGAAGAAGTGGCGGGAGGTGAAGCTGCTGaagaagctggagaagcagcgggagcgggagcgggagcTGGCGGAGAAGCAGGCGGCGGAGCAGGAGCCCAGCGCAGACAGAG GGCGGCACCACACGCTGAGCGTAGCCCTGCCGGGCTCCATCCTGAACAACGCCCAGTCGCTGGAGCTGCGCACCTACCTTGCTGGGCAGATCGCCCGGGCCTGTGCCATTTTCTGCGTGGATGAGATCGTCGTGTTTGATGAGCACGGAGAAGATGTAAA gaGCGTGGAGGGGGACTTTGAAGGAATTGGGAGGAGAGGCAAGGCTTGCGTGCAGCTGGCTCGGATCCTGCAGTACTTGGAGTGTCCTCA GTACTtgagaaaatccttttttccaaaacatgagGATCTGCAGTTTGCAG GGCTGCTCAACCCCCTGGACAGCCCCCATCACATGCGTGTGGATGAGGATTCAGAGTACCGAGAAGGGGTGGTGTTGGACCGGCCAACTAAGCCAGACAGAGGCTCTTTTGTTAACTGTGGGATGCGGAAG GAGGTGCAGATCGACAGACAGCTGAAGCCTGGACTGCGAGTCACTGTGCGCCTGGCAGAACCCCAGAAGCCAG AAGCCAGAGTGCGGAAAGGCACCGTGGTGTCCACACACCACCCTCGGACAGTCTCAGGCTTGTACTGGGGTTACAGCGTCCGCCTTGCCTCCTGCTTGA GTGCTGTCTTTTCAGAGTGCCCGTTCAAGGAAGGCTATGACCTCTCTATTGGGACCTCAGAGCGGGGCAGCTCTGTAGATCAGGCCACTCTCCCGTCCTTCAG GCACGCCCTCGTCGTGTTTGGAGGGCTTGAGGGCTTGGAAGCTGGGGTTGACGTGGACCCAAACCTGGAGGTCACAGACCCAAGCGTCTTATTTGACTTCTACCTGAACACTTGTCCCAACCAAGGCAGCAGAACCATCCGGACAGAG GAAGCATTGCTGATCTCTCTGTCTGCGCTGAGACCCCACATCGATGAGGCCGTGAGGACACCCAGCGCCAgctga
- the ENDOG gene encoding endonuclease G, mitochondrial, with protein sequence MVRARWLLPGAALALGAGLGAALGARRRPEGDAVAALLGRLPVVPAVAAAGPPGAAGSELAQYGLPGVAQLRARGSDLLCYDPRSRGALWVIERLERERLRGPSERAACAFREDDSVHEYHRATNADYRGSGFDRGHLAAAANHRWSQEAMQDTFYLSNVAPQDPHLNAHAWNSLERYSRSLARSNKDVYVCTGPLYLPRMEADGKMYVKYQVIGKNHVAVPTHFFKVLILEKESGEIELRSYVMPNSPVDEKIPLERFLVPIESIERASGLLFVPNILKRTSNLKAITAGNQR encoded by the exons ATGGTGCGGGCCCGGTGGCTGCTGCCCGGCGCCGCGCTGGCCCtgggcgcggggctgggggcggccctgggcgcccggcggcggcccgAGGGCGACGCGGTGGCGGCGCTGCTGGGCCGCCTGCCCGTGGTGCCCGCCGTGGCGGCGGCCGGCccgccgggggcggcggggtcCGAGCTGGCCCAGTACGGGCTGCCCGGGGTGGCGCAGCTGCGCGCGCGCGGCTCCGACCTGCTGTGCTACGACCCGCGCAGCCGCGGCGCGCTCTGGGTGATCGAGCGGCTCGAGCGCGAGCGGCTGCGCGGGCCCTCGGAGCGCGCCGCCTGCGCGTTCCGCGAGGACGACTCGGTGCACGAGTACCACCGCGCCACCAACGCCGACTACCGCGGCAGCGGCTTCGACCGCGGGCACCTGGCGGCCGCCGCCAACCACCGCTGGAGCCAGGAGGCCATGCAGGACACCTTCTACCTCAGCAACGTGGCCCCGCAG GACCCCCACCTGAACGCGCACGCCTGGAACAGCCTGGAGCGGTACAGCAGGAGCTTGGCCAGGAGCAACAAGGACGTCTACGTCTGCACGGGGCCGCTTTACCTGCCCAG GATGGAGGCAGACGGGAAGATGTATGTCAAGTACCAGGTGATCGGGAAGAACCACGTAGCCGTCCCCACCCACTTCTTCAAGGTGCTCATCTTGGAAAAGGAGAGCGGGGAGATAGAGTTGCGCTCCTACGTGATGCCAAACAGCCCCGTGGATGAGAAGATCCCCCTGGAACGGTTCCTGGTTCCTATTGAGAGTATTGAGCGAGCCTCGGGGCTTCTCTTTGTCCCCAACATCCTGAAGAGAACAAGTAACTTGAAAGCCATCACAGCTGGAAACCAGCGTTGA
- the TBC1D13 gene encoding TBC1 domain family member 13 isoform X2 has product MSRLHQSRIADFQEVLGEPTVALAKLRDLCFSGIPFDGGLRCLCWKILLNYLPLEKALWSSLLKKQRDLYSQFLKEMIIQPGIAKANLGVSREDVTLEDHPLNPNPDSRWNTYFKDNEVLLQIDKDVRRLYPDMAFFQRPTDYPCLLILDPQNEFETLRKRVEQTTLKSQTVARNRSGVTNVSSPLKTTPSSLSEYEVLPNGCEAHWEVVERILFIYAKLNPGIAYVQGMNEIVGPLYYTFATDPNSEWKEHAEADTFFCFTNLMAEIRDNFIKSLDDSQCGITYKMEKVYSTLKEKDVELYLKLQEQNIKPQFFAFRWLTLLLSQEFLLPDVIRIWDSLFADDKRFDFLLLVCCAMLTLIRDQLLEGDFTLNMRLLQDYPISDVHLILKKAKELQDSK; this is encoded by the exons ATGTCGCGGTtgcaccagagcag GATCGCGGACTTCCAGGAGGTGCTCGGCGAACCCACGGTGGCTCTGGCCAAGCTCCGCGACCTCTGCTTCAGCG GAATTCCTTTTGATGGTGGGCTGCGCTGCCTGTGCTGGAAG ATACTCCTGAACTACCTCCCATTAGAGAAAGCCTTATGGAGCTCTTTGCTCAAGAAACAGAG gGATCTGTATTCCCAGTTCCTAAAGGAAATGATTATACAGCCTGGGATCGCCAAAGCCAACCTGGGTGTTTCAAGGGAAGATGTGACCTTAGAAGATCAC CCCCTCAATCCAAATCCAGACAGTCGATGGAATACTTACTTCAAGGATAACGAAGTGCTTCTCCAGATAGACAAAGATGTCAG GAGGCTGTACCCTGACATGGCATTTTTCCAGCGCCCGACGGACTACCCCTGCCTTTTAATCCTGGACCCCCAAAATGAGTTTGAGACGCTGCGCAAGCGGGTGGAGCAGACCACGCTCAAGTCACAGACGGTGGCACGAAACCGCAGCGGGGTCACAAAT GTGAGCTCCCCTCTTAAAACAACACCCAGTTCTCTGAGCGAGTACGAAGTTCTGCCTAATGGCTGTGAAGCTCACTGGGAAGTGGTGGAGCGAATCCTGTTCATCTATGCCAAGCTGAACCCTGGGATAGCATATGTTCAGGGGATGAATGAAATTGTGGGGCCTCTTTACTACACCTTTGCTACAGATCCAAACAGCGAATGGAAAG aACACGCTGAAGCagacacatttttctgctttaccaATCTAATGGCTGAAATTCGGGACAACTTCATTAAAAGCCTGGATGATTCTCAGTGTGGTATTACCTACAAAATGGAGAAGGTCTACTCCaccctgaaagaaaaagatgtggaGCTGTATTTGAAACTG CAAGAACAGAACATCAAACCCCAGTTCTTTGCCTTCCGCTGGCTGACGCTGCTCTTGTCCCAAGAGTTCCTGCTGCCAGATGTCATCCGTATCTGGGACTCCCTCTTCGCTGATGATAAGCgctttgattttcttctgctcGTCTGTTGTGCCATGTTGAC attAATACGGGATCAGTTGCTGGAAGGAGACTTCACTCTGAACATGAGGCTGCTACAG GATTATCCTATCTCTGATGTTCATCTGATTTTGAAGAAGGCAAAGGAACTTCAAGATTCCAAATAG
- the TBC1D13 gene encoding TBC1 domain family member 13 isoform X1, whose translation MWRGARRGAREARNERCNACGSAPFRIADFQEVLGEPTVALAKLRDLCFSGIPFDGGLRCLCWKILLNYLPLEKALWSSLLKKQRDLYSQFLKEMIIQPGIAKANLGVSREDVTLEDHPLNPNPDSRWNTYFKDNEVLLQIDKDVRRLYPDMAFFQRPTDYPCLLILDPQNEFETLRKRVEQTTLKSQTVARNRSGVTNVSSPLKTTPSSLSEYEVLPNGCEAHWEVVERILFIYAKLNPGIAYVQGMNEIVGPLYYTFATDPNSEWKEHAEADTFFCFTNLMAEIRDNFIKSLDDSQCGITYKMEKVYSTLKEKDVELYLKLQEQNIKPQFFAFRWLTLLLSQEFLLPDVIRIWDSLFADDKRFDFLLLVCCAMLTLIRDQLLEGDFTLNMRLLQDYPISDVHLILKKAKELQDSK comes from the exons ATGTggcggggggcccggcggggggccAGGGAGGCCCGTAACGAGCGCTGTAACGCCTGCGGCTCCGCTCCCTTTAGGATCGCGGACTTCCAGGAGGTGCTCGGCGAACCCACGGTGGCTCTGGCCAAGCTCCGCGACCTCTGCTTCAGCG GAATTCCTTTTGATGGTGGGCTGCGCTGCCTGTGCTGGAAG ATACTCCTGAACTACCTCCCATTAGAGAAAGCCTTATGGAGCTCTTTGCTCAAGAAACAGAG gGATCTGTATTCCCAGTTCCTAAAGGAAATGATTATACAGCCTGGGATCGCCAAAGCCAACCTGGGTGTTTCAAGGGAAGATGTGACCTTAGAAGATCAC CCCCTCAATCCAAATCCAGACAGTCGATGGAATACTTACTTCAAGGATAACGAAGTGCTTCTCCAGATAGACAAAGATGTCAG GAGGCTGTACCCTGACATGGCATTTTTCCAGCGCCCGACGGACTACCCCTGCCTTTTAATCCTGGACCCCCAAAATGAGTTTGAGACGCTGCGCAAGCGGGTGGAGCAGACCACGCTCAAGTCACAGACGGTGGCACGAAACCGCAGCGGGGTCACAAAT GTGAGCTCCCCTCTTAAAACAACACCCAGTTCTCTGAGCGAGTACGAAGTTCTGCCTAATGGCTGTGAAGCTCACTGGGAAGTGGTGGAGCGAATCCTGTTCATCTATGCCAAGCTGAACCCTGGGATAGCATATGTTCAGGGGATGAATGAAATTGTGGGGCCTCTTTACTACACCTTTGCTACAGATCCAAACAGCGAATGGAAAG aACACGCTGAAGCagacacatttttctgctttaccaATCTAATGGCTGAAATTCGGGACAACTTCATTAAAAGCCTGGATGATTCTCAGTGTGGTATTACCTACAAAATGGAGAAGGTCTACTCCaccctgaaagaaaaagatgtggaGCTGTATTTGAAACTG CAAGAACAGAACATCAAACCCCAGTTCTTTGCCTTCCGCTGGCTGACGCTGCTCTTGTCCCAAGAGTTCCTGCTGCCAGATGTCATCCGTATCTGGGACTCCCTCTTCGCTGATGATAAGCgctttgattttcttctgctcGTCTGTTGTGCCATGTTGAC attAATACGGGATCAGTTGCTGGAAGGAGACTTCACTCTGAACATGAGGCTGCTACAG GATTATCCTATCTCTGATGTTCATCTGATTTTGAAGAAGGCAAAGGAACTTCAAGATTCCAAATAG
- the ZER1 gene encoding protein zer-1 homolog, with translation MASDSPESLMTLCTDYCLRNLEGTLCYLLDNETLRLHPDIFLPSEICDKLVNEYVELVKTDSIFEPHESFFTLFSDPRSTRLARIHLREQIVQDQDLEAIRKQDLVELYLTNCEKLTAKSLQTLVSFSHTLISLSLFGCCNIFYEEENPGGCEDDCLVNPTRQVLVKDFTFEGFSRLRFLNLGRLIEGVNVETLLRPLASLAALDLSGIQLNDVGFLTQWKDSLVSLVLYNMDLSEEHIQVIAQLHKLRHLDISRDHLSSYYKFKLTRRVLNLFVENLVNLTSLDISGHTMLENCTIPSMEEKMGQTSIEPAKSSIAPFRGLKRPLQFLGLFETSLCRLTHIPAYKVSGDKNEEQVLNAIEAYTEHRPEITSRAINLLFDIARIERCSQLLRALQLVITALKCHKDDKNIQVTGSAALFYLTNSEYRMEQSVKLRRQVIQVVLNGMESYQEVTVQRNCCLTLCNFSIPEELEFQYRRVNELLLNILNQSRQDESIQRIAVHLCNALVCQVDNDHKEAVGKMGFVMTMLKLIQKKLADKTCDQVMEFSWSALWNITDETPDNCEMFLNYSGMKLFLECLKEFPEKQELHRNMLGLLGNVAEVKELRPQLMTSQFISVFSNLLESKADGIEVSYNACGVLSHIMFDGPEAWGICEPHREEVVKRMWAAIQSWDINSRRNINYRSFEPILRLLPQGISPVSQHWATWALYNLVSVYPDKYCPLLIKEGGIPLLKDMIKMASARQETKEMARKVIEHCSNFKEENMDTSR, from the exons ATGGCATCTGATAGCCCCGAGTCGCTAATGACCTTGTGCACAGATTACTGCCTTCGCAACTTGGAAGGGACTCTCTGCTACCTACTGGACAATGAAACTCTCCGGCTCCATCCTGACATCTTCTTGCCAAGCGAGATTTGTGACAAACTTGTCAACGA GTACGTGGAGTTGGTGAAGACGGACAGCATCTTTGAACCCCATGAAAGCTTCTTCACCCTGTTCTCAGATCCTCGGAGCACCAGGCTGGCTCGGATCCACTTGCGGGAACAGATTGTGCAGGACCAGGACCTGGAGGCCATCAGGAAGCAG GATCTTGTTGAGCTCTACCTGACTAACTGTGAGAAGCTGACAGCCAAGAGTCTGCAAACCTTGGTGAGCTTCAGCCACACACTTATCTCCCTTAGCCTCTTTGGCTGCTGTAATATCTTCTACGAGGAGGAGAACCCTGGAGGCTGTGAAGATGACTGTTTGGTGAACCCCACTCGCCAGGTCTTGGTCAAGGACTTTACTTTTGAAGGCTTTAGCCGCTTGCGCTTCCTGAACCTGGGCCGCTTGATCGAAGGGGTAAACGTGGAAACGTTGCTTCGGCCTTTGGCCTCCCTTGCAGCTCTTGATCTCTCTGGGATCCAGCTGAATGATGTGGGGTTTCTGACCCAGTGGAAGGACAGTCTGGTTTCCTTAGTGCTTTACAACATGGACCTTTCAGAGGAGCACATCCAAGTGATCGCACAGCTTCACAAGCTCAG GCACTTGGATATCTCCCGAGACCATCTGTCCAGTTATTACAAATTCAAGCTGACCCGGCGGGTTCTAAACCTGTTTGTGGAAAACTTGGTAAACCTCACTTCGCTCGATATCTCAGGGCACACCATGCTGGAGAACTGCACTATCCCAAGCATGGAGGAGAAGATGGGCCAGACAAG CATTGAGCCAGCAAAGAGCAGCATTGCTCCCTTCCGGGGTCTGAAACGACCGCTCCAGTTCTTGGGCCTTTTTGAAACATCGCTGTGCCGCCTGACACATATTCCAGCCTACAAG GTGAGTGGAGACAAGAATGAAGAGCAAGTCCTGAACGCTATCGAGGCTTACACTGAACACAGACCAGAAATCACTTCCCGGGCCATCAACCTCCTTTTTGACATTGCCCGTATTGAacgctgcagccagctgctgcgAGCCCTTCAG CTGGTGATCACAGCCCTCAAGTGccacaaagatgacaaaaacaTCCAGGTGACGGGCAGCGCAGCACTGTTCTACTTGACCAATTCTGAGTACCGGATGGAGCAGAGTGTAAAGCTGCGGCGCCAGGTCATCCAGGTGGTGCTGAACGGCATGGAGTCCTACCAGGAAGTCACA GTACAGCGAAACTGCTGCTTGACACTGTGTAACTTCAGCATTCCTGAGGAGCTGGAGTTCCAGTACCGCCGAGTCaatgagctgctgctgaacatcCTCAACCAGAGCCGGCAGGATGAGTCTATTCAGCGCATCGCTGTGCACCTCTGTAACGCTCTGGTCTGCCAGGTGGACAACGATCATAAGGAAGCTGTGGGCAAGATGGGGTTTGTCATG ACAATGCTGAAGTTGATTCAGAAGAAGCTGGCTGATAAAACG TGTGATCAGGTGATGGAGTTCTCCTGGAGTGCCCTCTGGAACATCACTGATGAAACCCCTGATAACTGCGAGATGTTCCTTAACTACAGCGGCATGAAACTGTTCTTGGAGTGCTTGAAA GAGTTCCCAGAGAAACAGGAGCTGCATCGCAACATGCTGGGTCTCCTGGGCAATGTAGCAGAGGTGAAGGAGCTCCGCCCGCAGCTCATGACCTCCCAGTTCATCAGTGTGTTCAG CAACCTGCTGGAGAGCAAAGCAGATGGGATTGAGGTATCCTATAATGCCTGCGGGGTGCTCTCCCATATCATGTTTGATGGTCCAGAGGCTTGGGGTATATGTGAGCCCCACCGAGAGGAAGTTGTAAAGAGGATGTGGGCAGCCATCCAGAGCTGGGATATCAACTCCAGGAGAAATATCAATTACAG GTCATTTGAACCAATCCTTCGACTTCTTCCACAAGGGATCTCCCCAGTCAGCCAGCACTGGGCTACCTGGGCACTGTACAACCTGGTCTCCGTCTACC CGGACAAGTACTGCCCACTGCTGATCAAAGAAGGCGGGATTCCCCTTCTGAAGGACATGATTAAAATGGCCTCAGCACGGCAGGAGACCAAGGAAATGGCCCG GAAAGTTATAGAGCACTGCAGTAACTTTAAGGAGGAGAACATGGACACTTCCAGATAG